Below is a window of Ahaetulla prasina isolate Xishuangbanna chromosome 1, ASM2864084v1, whole genome shotgun sequence DNA.
TTTTTCTTTATCATTCTTTTAGCTATATAATTTGTTTCCCAAGCTGGGGTTCCTTTTGGGTGCTCGTAAAACAATAATGAAGAATCAAAAGGAGTTCCATGATTTCATACGGACCACCTTCATAGAATATCTCCAAGACCTTGATGACAATGACCAGAGGAATTTTATTGAATCATTTCTTGTTCGACAAAAACAGGTAAGGGATTATTTTACCCATATCTGTTATTaccaattatattttttaataaatgagtCTCCATATATACTGTCTGCAGGTTGGTTAAGAGCTTTCTTTCAGAAATATAGAACGAAACAAATTTCCAAAGCCATTTTAATCATTCCCTCTTCATTACTTTATTTCAGAATCTGCAGCTACTTAAAACTACACCCAGATTGATTTATCTCTCCATTAAAAATGCCCTAAAATGCCCTAAATATTGGTCTCTTTCTGGAGAAATGGGTccaagtgggggtgggaatgggtgaACCCTTTGTGCCAATCGTTTCTCTTTCTGTGCAACTGTTTGATTGATCATGTGGGTAGATTGAGCTTTCTTACTAGTATTTTCTTTATACACTTCAGGAGAATATGAAGACTACATATGATGGATATTTCCATAATGGAAACCTTATAGGTCTTGTAGGTGATTTATTTGGTGCTGGAACAGACACAACATCAAGCACTTTGCGCTGGGCCATACTCCTAATGATGAAGTACCCAGAAATTCAGAGTAAGCACTTTCATAATATTGGcttgcaataaaaaataaaaatgactgaAAAAGAATGTTTGCCATTTGACATACTACTTGAATGAAGGCAAAGTGATCAGCCAAGAATTAAGTTGCCTtaatttggaatggaatggagtagagtggagtggagtggagtggagtggagtggagtggaatggaatggaatggaatggaatagaatagaatagaatagagtagaatagaatagaatagattactttattggccaaatgtgattgggcacacaatgaTTTTGTCCCCGGTGCATTAGGTCTCAGTATATACACAAACAATAAATGTACATACAAACTACAAGGTAATAACTGTAAGATTCAAATGTAATAGGTATTCGAAAATAtgggaaggataataataatacagccagACTACATGtgtaaatatccttagacataagacagtagTGTGCTAATTAGGTATTCAGCAGAGTGTTGGCATGAGGGGGAAAAATTGTCCCTGTGTATAGTTGTTTtgacatgcaatgccctatagtggcatcctgaggggaggaggtgAAAcagttatgtccaggatgtgaaggattaGTATATATtatctcagccctctttctggctcatgcaATATGAAGGTCCTCAGTTTTAAGGCTTTATCGACATATTTTCTTACAGTGGAGGTGAAATATGTTTGGATATACTTATGCAAATTTTGAACTCTATGACTTTTATAATTACCACTAATAATATTTTAtgtatctttttaatatttccctcaTACATGAATTTGATCTCTATATCCTTTTGATATTTCTTCCTATAGGAATCTGCTTTGTTCCTCTAATATCTGACAAAGTTCCTTCATGGAGTCCCACTAGATGCCTTTAATTTATGGACCTAAAATGTGCCCACTTGCCCAATTTCACCAGCACTCAAATTGCATTCAGAAGCCTATTTATAAGTAGTCCAGTGGGCTTACATGGGCATAATGATGCATGCAAATCACTATCTAGCCGGGGCTGGGTATAATCTCTGAACGGTCTGCAAGACCGCCAGGTGTAGAGTAGATGACAATAGTCCATTTGTAAAGTGACTAATGTATGAATGACCGTCTGAAGGGCATTCATCCAAGGATCATAATCAGTGACTATTGTATCATTCAGAATTTAGAATGTATGCATTAACTTCCccttaaaacaaaattcaaaaaatGAATCATCTTGTTACATAATATCATTTTGTTCTCCAGGTAAGATCCAAGCAGAAATTGCAAGAGAGATTGGTGATATTCAACCAAGGACTGACTACCGAGTCAAAATGCCTTACACCGATGCTGTAGTTCATGAATTGCAAAGATTTGCTAATATTGCTCCCTCCAATGTGCCACATGCAACCTCTATGGATATAACTTTCAAAGGCTTCTTTATCCCCAAGGTGATTAATCTGAAACCACTGTATTATATGAGATCTAGTCTGTCGTGTTCGGTGGGTAGAAAAAAGTAGCCCTTAATTAATGGAATTGGCTAAATCAATTGTAAGGCCACAGACTGTTATCTTATTAGAACACTTTCCACAGATGCATCTCTCAAGGTGCCAATGGGAGATATTTTTCTTTGGCATCTGACATTCTGAAACTGCCCACCCCTTGATTCATGAGAGGTACTTTCCTCTCTTGctctattcttttatttcttcctcatCTTGGTTTCTTACTTTATTTCCCCACCTTGTCTTCAGtaagcctttattattttttgtgtcCTGCATTCTCTTGatatattttcctatttttttcccaaaatttaaaaagtatataatgtgcaatattcaaaatccttgatttattgttattttcatttttaatataatctaaatttattttatagCCAGCCTTTGACAAGAAAACATTGGCAATTCCTCTCAAGGATAAAAGAAGTAGATGTTCCATAACAAAATAACCATAGAAAAAATTAAGATCTTTCCCACAATAGAGagtaaatagaaatggaaaatccccatttatttaaaaagaaaaagaaaaaagatcaaaTCTAAAGAATACACTGACGGGCAAAGATGGAGATGGAAATatagttttaatatattttttaaattgaatattGCCCCAAGCCCAATACTTTACAAAATTCCAGGATTAATTTCCATAGCTTTGCATTAATTGGACATATTCCTTTCCATATCAATCTTTTATCCTTTCAATGTTTAGGGCATGCACATCGTTCCCTTGCTGACTTCTGTGCTCCATGATGAATCTCAgtgggagaaaccatataaattctACCCTGAGCATTTTCTTGACTCTGAAGGAAAATTTGTGAAGAGGGATGCATTCATGCCTTTCTCTGCAGGTAAGATTCTCTGATGTCATAGATTATGTTTCATAAAAGGCAACCCTTAACACCTtgtttgaaaagaaaacaatttatACAATATTGATCTCACAGACCTTATTTTGATACCGTTTAGGTCTCATGGACAACACACGTGGCCAGGTTCATTCAGGGACTAGTtcagggtctgcaaccttaaacactcaaagaaccatttcccacagaaaagaaaacaccgggagacacaaaacctgggtgggtgtggacaactcgatgtcactcactcccacccagtcacatgacccctgtgGTCACGCCTACTTAGCCAATGATTAGGGCAGAGGACccttgttaaaaaacaccaggagccacaaaacccttttgacatctctctctctctctccctctctcgctGTGTATCTCTCtcacccctctctgtatctctctccatgtctctccctctcctcctctctatctcctctctctctctctgtctatctctctcccccccctgtatctctctctctgtgtgtgtgtgtgtgtgtgtgtgtgtgtgtgtgtgtgtctatctcccccatctcccccactctctctgtctctctctctctctgtatccctCCCCCACCATTCTGATATGAGGCATCAGGCAGGCCATGAGGTGTTCTCACAGCACCTTGCGCAGCACAGTGAACTTTATCACGCTTCACAATGGGGATATGGGGTTCCATCCTCCTGGAGACCATTATGGCATGGAGACACAATGCGACCCTTCCCCACTTGCACCTAGCAACAGAATGTGGCTTACATCTCTGAATCTGAAGAGGCGGGAGGCAAGGGCTGCCTTGAGCACAAATGTGGCATAAAGGCAAGTACAGGGCCACTTCGCTCCTGCACTAAGGGTCCGGCCATCACTTTGCAGCTCTTTGGTCAAGTGCCACAGGCGCGAGCTCCAGCCTGAAGAGGCAGGAGGCAAAGGCTGCCTTGAGCACAAATGTGGTGCGAAGGCAAGTACACGGCCAATTCGCTCCTGCACTAAGGCTCCGgcaaccctcctcctcctcttatgaCCCCCTGGCTGGGGGATGCACATGAGTGAGAAACTCTCCTCAAGTGAGCAGTCAGGCTCAACCAAAGCACAGCAAAGGTGCATGTGTGGCAGCTGGCTGCttacttgaggagggtctccccacTCAAGCGCGCCCTCCTGTCCCCAACATAGCTGACCAGGGTGTCacaaaagaaggagggggaggaggaggagggggaggggaagcctCCGCCACGGCTCATATTTGTTCCTCAGCCAGGCTagatttccaaaaagaaaaaaagaaaaagaaagaaagaaaaggagtagcAAAGAGCCCCAAGGAGAGCTCACTGGCTTTCCAAGAGAgagaggacacacacacacacacacacacacacacacacacacagagagagatacacatacacacagagagagagacacacacacacacatacacacacgcacatgcacagacaTAGAGAGAGATATATAGAGAGGGGGAGACCGGGTGAGCGTCTTTGGTGAGGGTCCTCTGGCTTTATCTGAGCCTGACCCCAGGGTGGGCATGCTAGGTTCGGTGGAGCCATCCCCCTTTTCCTGCTGCCCTGAGCTTCTTTAAAGCTGTGGCTGGGCACTGCTGGCTCATTCCTTTTTCCATTGTCCCGTCCTCctggatcccattcccaccccaccagccTCGTGTTAGCGAGGCTGGCGTTGGTCATGGCTGGGTTGGGCCAGTGTCTCATGGTGGAGAGCAGGTTACGCATCTCCCCAAGTGACCAAGGCACCCCCAGaaccaacaagggctggaagaagtTCCAGCAAGAATGAGGCATCAAAGAATCAACCGgccacttctccatcccccgccatCGCTCTTATCTtttcaggccaggcaaggagtgactggaaggagagggcagggccagccagtaatgagacagggagctgcagcagaggaccCAGAGAGCTGCAGGCAGCTCTGGAGTCACGGGTTTCCGACACCCAGACTAGTTGATTCCAATTGCCTGGGCAATTATCAACCCTGTGCATGAGTTACTGTTATTCCTGCTATgctcaggtagcccttgacttacaacctcaactgaacctaaaatttctgttgctaaatgatacatttgttaagtgaattttgccctatcttacaacttttcttgccaggttattaagtgaatcactgcagctgttaagttagaaccggttgttaagtgaatctggcttccccattgcctttctttttcacaaggtctcaaaaggtgactcagggacactgcaactgttataaatatgagttagttgccaggcattttaattttgatcacgtgaccatggggatgctgcaacagtagtAAAAGTGTAACTTTGAAGGTTCACTAAATGCCCttttgtaaattgaagattacgTGCAATGGCACCAATAAATGACTGCACCACAATTGGATATTTATTAGCATCCTTTTCAAAAAGGCTTTCTCTGAAGTTTTCTCTATTCCAAGAATTAATCCACCCCCCAAAGAGCAGAGAATTACTGTAGATAAGCAGAAGGGATGTGTTTTGTCcacccacctcagtctgggaggcacgtgaactgactcaattagccggcaatttagtccacagccgctatcagctctggcagcaaaccagcgagcgtctgccaaggttttcttttatcttccttgatgctggcatgtcagaagctcgttaccggagcaaccaggaagtcaggaacaaacagcaatccaagcaatccaatgctcagtcaaatagttcagctcaagttttctccagtcagtttggtttgtccatcacaaagtagtggagcagctcctcctgcttttataccctgtggggtgtggctccgtgactcagcactttctaggcctgctccaccccttcttctgttgttcccgcctctcttgtctatgaaacctgggatctaaccaggactgattgtccacagctgggtctggaagcagtgcctgggcggggggagatacaggagacagaggcctcatcacctcctccacctggcctgcctctggctcctggagctgagccagagaggccggcgcTGCAGAGaggagccctgacagcccttcccccgcactctctgagtcactttctggcagggagccCGGTCTggagggggggctggagccacaacaggatgCCTTGGAGAGGCCTACAATCTTCCCCATGATTGCCCTGCTTATCTAATTATTTTTGGATTATGTCCCATTCATCACAACACTCATAACCCACTCATCACAACATGTATCTTAACTCCATCAATATCTGAACAAGAACCTTACCTTACAATATTTTAATTGCTCTCTTCGGGAATCTGTTTTCCAGTGTTGGCATTAATTTTTTGACTTTATTTTCAGATTCAGAAATCTGCTACCATTTATTAGTTGAAAAAATTATCTGACTCCATTCCTTTACTGCATTTTTACTTCTTTCCATATCTGATCTGTTATCTTTTTTTCTTGTATGCTGATCTCTCTATGACCAAAGAATATTGAGAAACCCTGTGAAATAGTTTAAGAAACCAATAAACataaatctctccctccctccctccctccctccctctctctctctctctctctctctctctctctcttgccatCAATGCTTTCTTCCAGGTCGGAGAGTATGTGCAGGTAAGAACCTTGCCAAAATGGAGCTGTTCCTCTTCTTTACCAGCCTATTGCAGAAATTTACCTTCCAGACACCCCCAGGAACATCTAAAGATGATCTGGACCTGACCCCTGGTGTTGGATTTATCTCCACTCCTCTGCCGTACAAGACTTGTGCTGTGTTACGCTGATCTGACACAAACAACTGTAACAAGTTGTTTTCTCAGTCTTGAATTGCCTTCATTTTGAGAGGCACAATTTAACAAAGAATCCAGTATTATTTACATTTCATGtgttgtttagaacaggggtcaccaaacttttggacctcagggaccattaaattcataattttaaatcctgtggaccactaatatgatctgcctgatGACCAGCAGGGAGGGcgtggttaggtggtcatgtgactgggtgggcggggccaactcagcgtcactcacgtcgaggggtgcctcaccagcctctactcactcctcccatcccagcccctcctcg
It encodes the following:
- the LOC131198499 gene encoding cytochrome P450 2K1-like, which produces MDWTGAILTLLLFIFAIMFLLKKNSSGNKNSPNLPPGPRTIPILGNLHMIDLKRPYKTMLEWSKEYGPIFRIKLGFQEMVVLTGYETVKEALVNQADAFADRPFIPIFEEATKGFGLAFARGESWKVMRRFTLSTLRDYGMGKRTIEDKITEECSVLTKTMETYAGKPFDVTRILTAAVANIIVSILLGKRYEYEDATFLRLLKIIRENVQLAGSPAVLLYNLFPKLGFLLGARKTIMKNQKEFHDFIRTTFIEYLQDLDDNDQRNFIESFLVRQKQENMKTTYDGYFHNGNLIGLVGDLFGAGTDTTSSTLRWAILLMMKYPEIQSKIQAEIAREIGDIQPRTDYRVKMPYTDAVVHELQRFANIAPSNVPHATSMDITFKGFFIPKGMHIVPLLTSVLHDESQWEKPYKFYPEHFLDSEGKFVKRDAFMPFSAGRRVCAGKNLAKMELFLFFTSLLQKFTFQTPPGTSKDDLDLTPGVGFISTPLPYKTCAVLR